The Rhodobacteraceae bacterium LMO-JJ12 genome contains the following window.
GCCTTTGCGCGGGAAATGCGTGGTGTTGTTATTTGTCACATCGGCTCGGTCGACATTCATCTCAAGCCGCCGTTCGCCGTTCTCGTCCTTGATCTCAAGAACGGCCGGCACGTTCTCTTTCGACAGGATCCAGCCGGAAATGGAGACCTCATCGCCGTTGAGTATCTGGCCGCTTTTCGGTGAATCAAGCCCGACGATCAGGTTTCCAGGACTCCCGAAATCAGTATTACGCTCAACCTGGACAATTTTCGCAATGTTCACTGGGTCAGTCCTGTTTTCATCTGTTGTTACGCGTATACTCAAAGAGGTCACCTAAAGGCGATGGCTTTTCGAGAAATTTTTGTTGGCTGAAAGTCCTGCTTTGGGATCAGTTGCGCGGGGCAGGCAGGGGGCGGCGGCGCATAAGGGTTGATTTTTTGGTTATCGGCAACGCTGGGTGATTTATGTGGTAACCTTTGGCCGCGCTCTGAACCAAATTCGAGAAATGGCCCCGCGCTTTACCTTGGTTTCACCAGATCCAAGCCAACGCAATGCGGCGCACGCGCGCTCTTAACGCGTCGTTGATCGACCTATCTTTGCCGTCTGAGGGCAGCCCGCAAGCGCCGCACGGGGTAGGTGAGCCGATAGATTGGCGAGGTCTTGATAGCATTGACCCAAGCCTCAAGCTCGGCCAGCTTCTGGGTGACGCGGTTCTTTTCGGCTTGAACCTTTTCGTTCTCGACCATGTATTCGATGAGCTTTTCATGTGTCGCGGAATGGCTCTGACGCTGCTCGCGCAGGTTGGCCTGGGTGATGCGGAGCTCTGCATGGCAGGTTTCCAACTGTCGTTGGATTTGCTGCATCATCTGCAACAGCATGTCCTTCTCAGCCGCTGACGTTGCAACGTGGATTTGGTTTTCGTAGCGAAGCTCTGCCACGGCGCCAGTCAACCGTTCGTTATCGGGTGTTGCAGTGCTTTCAGTGCTCATTGTCGTTCTCTATTCACATCGGCGCTCAGAGCACTGTCACCTGCCCCACGGCCCTGGATTAACGGGTATCGAAGACGATTACAGTTTTGTGTCAAATTTGTCTACTGCGCAGGCCAAGCAAACCTTCTTGTTCGGATCGAAACTGCTAGGACTGGAGAGTGCAGAACAATCGGGAACGGGTATATCAAAGAGAGGGAACCGGGCAGCCTGCTTAACGCACCTGTCGCCGCGGTATTACCACGGCGACGAGGGCGGTCTAGAGAGCTGAAGTGTGGATGGTGCGCAACAGTTCGAGATAACGCTCTGCGATCTGTTTCGGATTGTGATCGTTGCGAATTTCGGTCAGTGCGCGAAGCGCCTGCGAGCGTGAGCGCTCCTCAACGGCCGCAATTGCAGCCCCTACAAAGGCGGCGACGGTGTAGTCCTCGGCCACATGACCAAAGCGGTAGGTGTGAACGAATTCCTCGCAGCCATGGCCCGGCCCCACGATGGGCTTGCAGCCATACGCCCCGGCTTCGATCAGGATGTTGGGCCAGTTGTCCTCGTTCGAGCAGGTCAGCATCAGATCCGATTGTAACAGGATCCTGCTCAGATGTGCGTGGTCGGCGATCCGGCCATGCGCAACGTGTGGCATGTCGACTGTACCCAACAACCCGCGCAGTTGCTCATCAACATGGCCCACGACATCAAGCGTGAATTCGAGGCCAAGAGCGTGTTGCGCGTTTTGGCGCGCCAATTCGGCCAGGCTTTGTATCGCCAGCGCCATCTGTTTGCGCCCTTCGACCAGCGAATCCGCAATCAGCAGGATGCGTATTTTTGTCGACGGCTCGGGCACATCGGGAGGCAACATAGGCTGATATGCGTTGCGCAGCACATGGGCGCGATTTTCGGGTATGATGCCGGTCGCCACGGCCTGATCGCGCAAATATTTGCTGGGGGCCGACAGGTGGACGTTGGGAAAACTGAAAATTTCCTGCTTGATGCCCAGGTTTCGCTGAATCAGCAGCGGGTTGACGTGGGCGGTATCCACTTGCGGACAAGAGACGCAGCCGCTGGCCAGCTTCTTGCAGGTGGCCGGATAGTGACAGCCGCCGGTGATGTAGTGAAAATCGTGCAGCGTAAACAGCAAAGGCGTGCCGCTGGCCGCCACCGAATGCAGTTCTGCCAGGCTGACAAGAAAGGACGCCCAGTGTACGTTCACCAAGTCATAGCCACATAGCAGATCGATCAGCCAGCCGCGGGAGTATCCGGGGTATTCGACGGTAAAATGCGTGTCGCTGATCGTGCGGTTCGACATGCTGGTTTGGGGCGCCACGTCTAATGGTAGCTTGCCACCCATTGCCACGCCGTCGATGAACTCGGCGCTTACATTATTATCGTGATTCAGCGCTTCGCAAAGTCGCATGGCTGCAATTCCCGCACCACCACCCGATGCGCTGGACAGGACGGCAACCCGAGTTTTTTCGGCTGTCGCGTTCATGATGTCTCCGTCGATGCGTCCGTCAGGGCGATGTCCTTGTTC
Protein-coding sequences here:
- a CDS encoding glycosyltransferase; its protein translation is MNATAEKTRVAVLSSASGGGAGIAAMRLCEALNHDNNVSAEFIDGVAMGGKLPLDVAPQTSMSNRTISDTHFTVEYPGYSRGWLIDLLCGYDLVNVHWASFLVSLAELHSVAASGTPLLFTLHDFHYITGGCHYPATCKKLASGCVSCPQVDTAHVNPLLIQRNLGIKQEIFSFPNVHLSAPSKYLRDQAVATGIIPENRAHVLRNAYQPMLPPDVPEPSTKIRILLIADSLVEGRKQMALAIQSLAELARQNAQHALGLEFTLDVVGHVDEQLRGLLGTVDMPHVAHGRIADHAHLSRILLQSDLMLTCSNEDNWPNILIEAGAYGCKPIVGPGHGCEEFVHTYRFGHVAEDYTVAAFVGAAIAAVEERSRSQALRALTEIRNDHNPKQIAERYLELLRTIHTSAL